One genomic segment of Gossypium arboreum isolate Shixiya-1 chromosome 3, ASM2569848v2, whole genome shotgun sequence includes these proteins:
- the LOC108475062 gene encoding uncharacterized protein LOC108475062 — translation MPNLEASETIGTPTGETESQTSTTGDDALSLAMIQALKKELKGPVSLLRDEAYQWWLTIEQGTQPEQVNWDYFKNAFQGKYEGASYVEAHRHEFMSLVQGERSVAEYEAEFLRLSRYARTLVEFDYSKCWERVFLVLVDKVKIVEEVKHTEHKRRDRERDQSEIKRDSGPSGPSQRHKKWVRDHPRRTDQVPVAAQTPTLDSIQPPRVVQQPLRGRSASRGGNGSRRGQRALGRGAGQTEAHQQALVYTARRREDCADTDVIAEYQVNLDCLTRRVTLRTDENDEVVIVGERRDYLSNVISALVANKLVRKGYDAYLAYISDSVPAKLSVGTFCTIREFPDVFPKEYPGYGSGVHCTLSHGTEGADRAKTSASGTSRQKVYPTEHVSVGGIGTILLEKQLYAKFSKCEFWLQEVTFLGHVVTVEGIRVDPKKIEAIVEWKQPKNEFELRSFLALVSYYHRFVEGFSLIASLLTKLLHKNAPLVWSEAQQSSFGKLKSILTQAPVLVQPKLGQKSTVYSDASLVWF, via the exons ATGCCTAACTTGGAGGCCAGTGAAACAATTGGTACTCCTACTGGTGAGACAGAGTCCCAGACCTCGACGActggggacgacgcattgtcccTAGCAATGATTCAAGCATTGAAGAAG GAATTGAAGGGTCCTGTATCCCTACTCCGGGacgaagcttaccagtggtggttgacaatTGAGCAAGGTACTCAGCCTGAACAGGTTAACTGGGATTATTTCAAGAACGCCTTCCAAGGTAAGTATGAAGGGGCGAGTTATGTTGAGGCTCACCGACATGAGTTTATGAGCCTAGTTCAGGGCGAACGATCTGTGGCTGAATATGAAGCTGAGTTTCTACGACTAAGTAGGTATGCACGGACTTTGGTAGAGTTTGACTACAGCAAGTGc TGGGAGCGGGTTTTTCTAGTTCTAGTTGACAAAGTAAAGATAGTGGAAGAAGTGAAGCACACTGAACACAAACGGCGTGATCGTGAGAGGGATCAGAGCGAAATTAAGAGAGATTCTGGTCCTTCTGGTCCTAGTCAGCGCCACAAGAAATGG GTTAGGGATCACCCCCGTAGAACAGATCAAGTGCCAGTTGCAGCACAAACTCCAACTCTGGATTCTATTCAGCCTCCGAGAGTGGTTCAACAACCACTTAGAGGTCGTAGTGCTAGTAGAGGTGGTAATGGATCTAGGAGAGGACAGAGAGCACTGGGTAGAGGTGCAGGTCAGACTGAGGCTCATCAACAGGCTCTAGTATATACGGCAAGACGCCGCGAGGACTGCGCTGATACTGATGTCATTGCAG AATATCAGGTCAATCTAGATTGTTTAACTAGGAGAGTTACTTTGAGAACAGATGAGAATGACGAGGTGGTCATTGTTGGTGAGCGTCGAGATTACCTCTCTAATGTAATCTCCGCTCTTGTAGCAAATAAGTTAGTCCGAAAAGGGTACGATGCATACCTTGCCTACATATCTGATTCTGTTCCCGCAAAGCTTTCTGTAGGAACTTTCTGTACTATAAGGGAATTCCCAGATGTTTTTCCTAAGGAATACCCGGG GTATGGCTCCGGTGTGCATTGCACCCTATCgcatggcaccgaaggagctgatCGAGCTAAAACCTCAGCTTCAGGAACTTCTCGACAGAAGGTTTATCCAACTGAGCATGTCTCCGTAGGGGGCATCGGTACT ATACTCTTAGAAaaacagttgtatgccaagtttagtaagtgcgagttttggttacAGGAAGTcacttttctgggtcatgtggtaacTGTGGAAGGGATCCGAGTCGATCCCAAGAAAATAgaagctattgttgagtggaaacaacCAAAAAATGAATTTGAGCTTCGTAGCTTCCTAGCTTTAGTCAGTTACTATCATAGGTTTGTCGAGGGATTTTCTCTAATTGCATCACTTCTAACAAAGCTGCTGCATAAGAATGCTCCATTAGTGTGGTCTGAGGCACAACAGTCTAGTTTCGGTAAGCTCAAGTCTATTCTGACACAAGCTCCTGTCTTAGTTCAACCTAAATTGGGTCAGAAGTCTACTgtatacagtgatgcgtcactCGTCTGGTTTTAA
- the LOC128290545 gene encoding uncharacterized protein LOC128290545 has translation MCKHSEGLNEEIKLLIGILEIRELATLADQAKKAEELNNEKKQANTEARASSKRSSGKMHSFLTNKSKSQQEHSTVSVGYSSKTRSSKRHNPRASSPKVTSLGSVDDKKPRYVVPLTTSLKTTRNEPISNVPNPRGRPPRHPGSASGSRTAVKDTTVKLEAHAPARAYAIRTREEASTSNVIMGTFSLHNTYVIALIDPGLTYSYVCMKLVSSMNMFTESTEFVIKVSNPLGNSVLVDKVCKNYPLTIQGHYFSANLMLLLFDEFDVILGMDWLTIHDVIVNCSSKYMELKCSDGDILRVDSNELNAPPAVITSMMAQRYMRKGYEAYLEFILNTKESELKIESVLIVREYPNMFPEELPGLPPIREVEFGIELVLGTMPISIAPYRITPTELKELKSQLQELTDKGFARPSSSPWVLPFYS, from the exons ATGTGTAAGCACTCCGAAGGTCTGAATGAAGAAATCAAACTGTTAATTGGGATTCTTGAAATAAGGGAGTTGGCTACGTTAGCCGATCAAGCCAAGAAAGCggaggaacttaataatgaaaaaaAACAAGCAAATACAGAAGCTAGAGCTTCGAGTAAGAGGTCTAGCGGCAAAATGCACTCCTTTCTTACGAACAAATCGAAGAGTCAACAAGAACACTCCACTGTATCGGTGGGATATTCAAGCAAAACAAGAAGCTCTAAACGACATAACCCAAGGGCTTCCTCCCCTAAGGTAACTAGtttggggagtgtagatgataaaAAGCCTAGAT atgtggttccctTGACCACTTCCTTAAAGACTACCCGAAACGAGCCGATATCTAATGTTCCTAatcctcgaggtagaccaccacgACATCCTGGAAGTGCAAGTGGTAGTCGAACTGCTGTCAAGGATACGACTGTAAAATTAGAGGCTCATGCCCCGGCAAGGGCTTATGCGATACGTACCAGAGAGGAAGCTTCAACTTCCAATGTCAttatgggtacattttctcttcataaTACTTAtgtcattgccttaattgatccgggaTTGACCTATTCCTACGTATGTATGAAATTAGTGTCTAGCATGAACATGTTTACGGAATCAACGGAATTTGTAATTAAGGTGTCGAACCCTCTAGGCAACTCAGTATTAGTAgacaaagtttgtaagaattatcctttgacgattcaaggacATTATTTTTCGGCAAATCTTATGCTTTTGctatttgacgaatttgatgtaatacttggtatggattggttgaccatccATGATGTGATAGTAAACTGCAGTAGCAAGTACATGGAATTAAAATGTTCAGATGGTGACATTCTCCGGGTTGATTCAAATGAGTTGAATGCACCGCCAGCTGTGATTACTtcaatgatggctcaaaggtatatgaggaaaggatatgaagcttaccttGAGTTCAtattgaatactaaagaatctgaattgaagattgagtcgGTACTGATAGTCCGTGAATATCCGAACATGTTCCCAGAAGAGTTACCAGGGTTACCTCCTATTAGAGAGGTGGAATTCGGTATTGAGCTAGTACTGGGAACgatgcccatttctattgctccatacAGAATAACCCCTACTGAGTTGAAGGAGTTAaaatcacagttgcaagaattgactgacaaaggttttgcaagaccgagctCTTCACCTTGGGTGCTCCCATtttattcatga